In a genomic window of Quercus lobata isolate SW786 chromosome 4, ValleyOak3.0 Primary Assembly, whole genome shotgun sequence:
- the LOC115987917 gene encoding glycine-rich protein A3: MGGGKDKHGHDSDDRGMFSHLAGYAGGYYPPQSHSSHGYPPQGHSSHGYPQQGYPPQGYPPQGYPPQAYPPAGYPPPGGYAPAGYPPPGGYPPPAYPPPGGYPPPYSYPTPSAPPYHSGHGPGMGTLLAGGAAAAAAVYGAHQLSHGAHHLGHGGHHGFGHGKFKHGKFKHGKFGKRWKHGGFGKHKFKRWK, from the exons atgggaGGTGGCAAGGATAAGCATGGTCATGACTCTGATGACAGAGGGATGTTTTCACATCTTGCTGGATATGCTGGAGGATACTACCCTCCACAAAGCCACTCTTCACATGGATATCCTCCACAAGGACACTCTTCACATGGATATCCTCAACAAGGGTATCCTCCACAAGGATATCCTCCTCAAGGATATCCCCCACAGGCCTACCCACCAGCTGGATATCCTCCCCCAGGTGGATACGCCCCCGCTGGATATCCTCCCCCTGGTGGTTACCCTCCACCAGCCTATCCTCCCCCAGGTGGTTACCCTCCACCATATAGCTATCCTACTCCATCAGCTCCTCCATATCATTCAG GGCATGGACCTGGCATGGGAACATTGCTAGCAGGGGGTGCTGCAGCTGCAGCTGCTGTTTATGGTGCTCACCAGCTCTCACACGGTGCTCATCATCTCGGACATGGGGGTCACCATGGCTTTGGTCACGGAAAGTTTAAACATGGCAAGTTTAAGCATGGGAAATTTGGCAAGCGCTGGAAGCATGGCGGGTTTGGAAAGCATAAGTTCAAGAGATGGAAGTGA